One Triticum dicoccoides isolate Atlit2015 ecotype Zavitan chromosome 4B, WEW_v2.0, whole genome shotgun sequence genomic window carries:
- the LOC119294095 gene encoding probable acyl-activating enzyme 1, peroxisomal isoform X1, translated as MDAGTVRCTANYAPLTPLSFVERAAAVYSDRTAVVYGEARRRTWREVRERCVRVAAALAARFGVARGDVVAVLSPNVPAMYELHFAVPMVGAVLCTFNTRHDAPMVSALLKHSGAKVFLVESSLLDVGTAALKRLTNSEPGAASIPVLVTISDDAGQDSGRAANYDYEGLIKSAPSEFDIRWPADELDPITLNYTSGTTSRPKGVVYNHRGAYLNTIGTVHAYDITPMPTYLWTVPMFHCNGWHLLWGVAMQGGTNVCLRHFTASVIFDSIVRHGVTHMGGAPMVLNMIVNAPAADRRPLPGMVRVMTGSAPPQPRVLAGMEELGFGVYHIYGLTETYGPAIVCAWMPEWDALPAEERAQLKARQGFHHVAMEEVDVKDPATMESVSRDGEAVGEVMFRGNTVMSRYYNDITATKESMAGGWLHTGDLAVRHPDGYIQLKDRAKDIIISGGENISSIEVESVIFSHPAVLEAAVVARPDDHWGETPCAFVKLKDGAIATDAEIIGFCRERLPHFMAPKTVVFEDLPKTSTGKTQKFVLREKARAMGSLTKIVGNNSKL; from the exons CGGTGCACGGCCAACTACGCGCCGCTCACGCCGCTCAGCTTCGTCGAGCGCGCCGCGGCGGTGTACAGCGACCGCACCGCGGTGGTGTACGGGGAGGCCCGGCGGCGCACGTGGAGGGAGGTGCGGGAGCGCTGCGTCCGCGTGGCTGCCGCGCTCGCCGCACGTTTCGGCGTCGCCCGCGGTGACGTG GTGGCTGTGCTCAGCCCGAACGTGCCGGCGATGTACGAGCTGCACTTCGCCGTGCCCATGGTCGGCGCCGTCCTCTGCACGTTCAACACGCGCCACGACGCGCCCATGGTGTCCGCCCTGCTCAAGCACTCCGGCGCCAAGGTGTTCCTCGTCGAGTCCAGCCTCCTCGACGTCGGGACAGCCGCCCTCAAGCGCCTCACCAACTCAGAGCCCGGCGCCGCCAGCATTCCGGTCCTCGTAACCATCTCGGACGACGCCGGCCAAGACTCCGGCCGGGCAGCGAACTACGACTACGAGGGCCTGATAAAGAGCGCTCCGTCTGAGTTTGACATCCGGTGGCCGGCGGACGAGCTGGACCCGATCACGCTCAACTACACGTCCGGCACGACTTCGCGGCCCAAGGGCGTGGTGTACAACCACCGGGGCGCCTACCTCAACACCATCGGCACCGTCCACGCCTACGACATCACCCCGATGCCCACCTACCTGTGGACGGTGCCCATGTTCCACTGCAACGGCTGGCACCTGCTGTGGGGCGTCGCCATGCAGGGCGGCACCAACGTCTGCCTCCGCCACTTCACCGCCAGCGTCATCTTCGATAGCATCGTGCGCCACGGGGTGACGCACATGGGCGGCGCGCCCATGGTGCTCAACATGATCGTCAACGCGCCCGCCGCGGACCGGAGGCCGCTGCCGGGGATGGTGCGCGTCATGACGGGCAGCGCGCCGCCGCAGCCCCGCGTCCTGGCCGGGATGGAGGAGCTCGGCTTCGGGGTGTACCACATCTACGGCCTCACGGAGACGTACGGCCCGGCCATCGTGTGCGCGTGGATGCCGGAGTGGGACGCGCTGCCGGCCGAGGAGCGCGCGCAGCTCAAGGCGCGGCAGGGGTTCCACCACGTCGCGATGGAGGAGGTCGATGTCAAGGACCCGGCGACCATGGAGAGCGTGTCGCGCGACGGCGAGGCGGTGGGCGAGGTGATGTTCCGCGGCAACACCGTCATGAGCAGATACTACAACGACATCACCGCCACCAAGGAGTCCATGGCCGGCGGGTGGCTGCACACTGGCGACCTTGCCGTGCGGCACCCGGACGGGTACATCCAGCTCAAGGACCGGGCCAAGGACATCATCATATCGGGCGGCGAGAACATCAGCTCCATCGAGGTGGAGTCGGTGATCTTCAGCCACCCGGCGGTGCTGGAGGCGGCGGTCGTGGCGAGGCCCGACGACCACTGGGGGGAGACGCCATGCGCGTTCGTCAAGCTGAAGGACGGTGCTATTGCCACGGATGCAGAGATCATCGGCTTCTGCCGGGAGAGGCTGCCGCACTTCATGGCGCCCAAGACGGTGGTGTTTGAGGATCTGCCCAAGACTTCGACGGGGAAGACGCAGAAGTTTGTTCTCCGAGAGAAGGCCCGGGCAATGGGCAGCCTTACCAAGATAGTAGGAAACAACAGCAAACTGTAA
- the LOC119294095 gene encoding probable acyl-activating enzyme 1, peroxisomal isoform X2 produces MFVCFFTIQNVQVAVLSPNVPAMYELHFAVPMVGAVLCTFNTRHDAPMVSALLKHSGAKVFLVESSLLDVGTAALKRLTNSEPGAASIPVLVTISDDAGQDSGRAANYDYEGLIKSAPSEFDIRWPADELDPITLNYTSGTTSRPKGVVYNHRGAYLNTIGTVHAYDITPMPTYLWTVPMFHCNGWHLLWGVAMQGGTNVCLRHFTASVIFDSIVRHGVTHMGGAPMVLNMIVNAPAADRRPLPGMVRVMTGSAPPQPRVLAGMEELGFGVYHIYGLTETYGPAIVCAWMPEWDALPAEERAQLKARQGFHHVAMEEVDVKDPATMESVSRDGEAVGEVMFRGNTVMSRYYNDITATKESMAGGWLHTGDLAVRHPDGYIQLKDRAKDIIISGGENISSIEVESVIFSHPAVLEAAVVARPDDHWGETPCAFVKLKDGAIATDAEIIGFCRERLPHFMAPKTVVFEDLPKTSTGKTQKFVLREKARAMGSLTKIVGNNSKL; encoded by the exons ATGT TTGTCTGTTTTTTCACTATTCAGAATGTGCAGGTGGCTGTGCTCAGCCCGAACGTGCCGGCGATGTACGAGCTGCACTTCGCCGTGCCCATGGTCGGCGCCGTCCTCTGCACGTTCAACACGCGCCACGACGCGCCCATGGTGTCCGCCCTGCTCAAGCACTCCGGCGCCAAGGTGTTCCTCGTCGAGTCCAGCCTCCTCGACGTCGGGACAGCCGCCCTCAAGCGCCTCACCAACTCAGAGCCCGGCGCCGCCAGCATTCCGGTCCTCGTAACCATCTCGGACGACGCCGGCCAAGACTCCGGCCGGGCAGCGAACTACGACTACGAGGGCCTGATAAAGAGCGCTCCGTCTGAGTTTGACATCCGGTGGCCGGCGGACGAGCTGGACCCGATCACGCTCAACTACACGTCCGGCACGACTTCGCGGCCCAAGGGCGTGGTGTACAACCACCGGGGCGCCTACCTCAACACCATCGGCACCGTCCACGCCTACGACATCACCCCGATGCCCACCTACCTGTGGACGGTGCCCATGTTCCACTGCAACGGCTGGCACCTGCTGTGGGGCGTCGCCATGCAGGGCGGCACCAACGTCTGCCTCCGCCACTTCACCGCCAGCGTCATCTTCGATAGCATCGTGCGCCACGGGGTGACGCACATGGGCGGCGCGCCCATGGTGCTCAACATGATCGTCAACGCGCCCGCCGCGGACCGGAGGCCGCTGCCGGGGATGGTGCGCGTCATGACGGGCAGCGCGCCGCCGCAGCCCCGCGTCCTGGCCGGGATGGAGGAGCTCGGCTTCGGGGTGTACCACATCTACGGCCTCACGGAGACGTACGGCCCGGCCATCGTGTGCGCGTGGATGCCGGAGTGGGACGCGCTGCCGGCCGAGGAGCGCGCGCAGCTCAAGGCGCGGCAGGGGTTCCACCACGTCGCGATGGAGGAGGTCGATGTCAAGGACCCGGCGACCATGGAGAGCGTGTCGCGCGACGGCGAGGCGGTGGGCGAGGTGATGTTCCGCGGCAACACCGTCATGAGCAGATACTACAACGACATCACCGCCACCAAGGAGTCCATGGCCGGCGGGTGGCTGCACACTGGCGACCTTGCCGTGCGGCACCCGGACGGGTACATCCAGCTCAAGGACCGGGCCAAGGACATCATCATATCGGGCGGCGAGAACATCAGCTCCATCGAGGTGGAGTCGGTGATCTTCAGCCACCCGGCGGTGCTGGAGGCGGCGGTCGTGGCGAGGCCCGACGACCACTGGGGGGAGACGCCATGCGCGTTCGTCAAGCTGAAGGACGGTGCTATTGCCACGGATGCAGAGATCATCGGCTTCTGCCGGGAGAGGCTGCCGCACTTCATGGCGCCCAAGACGGTGGTGTTTGAGGATCTGCCCAAGACTTCGACGGGGAAGACGCAGAAGTTTGTTCTCCGAGAGAAGGCCCGGGCAATGGGCAGCCTTACCAAGATAGTAGGAAACAACAGCAAACTGTAA